From Amaranthus tricolor cultivar Red isolate AtriRed21 chromosome 4, ASM2621246v1, whole genome shotgun sequence:
AACTGACTCGCTTGGAGAGGTACGCCTTTCTCCACTTTCAGAGGTGGACAAACGAGTTCACTAGGCTGGAGTACGACCACAAGTGGCTCTGCCACGAGGTCGTGCTACGTAGGGAGCTAGCTTTGTACCTGGTGGGGATGTCAACCTTCCTGACCTCTGGTAATCATGACTAACTCTGCTTGAGTGTGTTTCTAATGTTTTTTGATCTTCGCTCATTCTTCTTGCATGTTATTTTCTGGCAGAATTCGGGGGTCAGGTTCATTATACCAACTTGGGTATAACCCCTTCTGGGGACTTCTTCAGGCCGGGTCCTCCAGAGTGTCCTGGGGATGGGAAGAGGAGGTTATCCAATGACTACCAGCTCTGGGACCAGATTTCTAAGGCCCCAGCCCAAGTGACCGTGGCTGACTTCCATCAGCGTCTTGCTGATGACTATTACCAAGACCCTCTGATGGGATAC
This genomic window contains:
- the LOC130810179 gene encoding uncharacterized protein LOC130810179, yielding MDEVKKLTRLERYAFLHFQRWTNEFTRLEYDHKWLCHEVVLRRELALYLVGMSTFLTSEFGGQVHYTNLGITPSGDFFRPGPPECPGDGKRRLSNDYQLWDQISKAPAQVTVADFHQRLADDYYQDPLMGYRAVASFDIDQVVPPVKHRQLCGVSRVPHFQSKFNDVPAWVHPDFNLFS